One window of the Microplitis demolitor isolate Queensland-Clemson2020A chromosome 10, iyMicDemo2.1a, whole genome shotgun sequence genome contains the following:
- the LOC103571699 gene encoding carboxypeptidase D, which produces MLSYNIFLISNVLVAFASGFVLGPGPGTLFTNKPIEDFIKPHYSHYEEVKELFSQLENQYPNLAKVHSIGKSTENRDLLVLEISENVRQRDIGEPMVKYVANMHGDESVGRQLMIYLAQYLLANYNRDERVTRLVNTTDIFLMPSLNPDGFEKSKEGLCDSLNDYTGRENAKHIDLNRDFPDQFQRIPDFAVPRQSETVAMMMWIANQPFVLSGNFHGGAVVASYPYDSGTSRACCIESKSPDDNLFKYLAHIYADNHPVMRNGNACLPEQFPGGVTNGAKWYEVVGGMQDFNYARSNAFEITFELSCCKYPSASYMPEHWQLNKESLIKYLEQAHIGIKGLVVDPNGYPIGDAQIHIDGNSHNITTTNRGEYWRLLLPGNYVVRASAWGYLPSDPVQVIVKKDEPTMLNFTLNPVSPNEQAQASEKVEQVVRARDKYGFYRDIPLVHHNYTAMEYFLKELNGSYPSIARLYSVGKSVQGRELYVMEITSNPGKHDPNKPEVKYIANMHGNEVVGREMLLLLLEYLCENYGTDERVTKIVDNVRLHVMPSMNPDGYAISKLGDVDGITGRQNAHNVDLNRNFPDQYGTTEFNKNPEPETKAVMDWIASIPFVLSANIHGGALVANYPYDDGPDQSKTEPSLSPDDAVFKALALAYSNAHPRMHLGQPCPPPPGKRWMASLLNERFPDGITNGAAWYSVSGGMQDYNYLHSNAFEITLEIGCTKYPKAEELPTFWLENREPLLAFVEMSRKGIHGIVSSSIGTPIAHAKISIEGIKHDIYTAKDGDYWRLLVPGTYTVTASAPGYESLTETVKVPSSRKSRQQEIRQDFTLMRDDNDHWSSAYDFRQLINLKPIYLTNFKLNEILSEFENQHSDVAEFKAGESLDSMAIHSLKITRNLGAPEEKKIHIALVGGLFASQPVGREIFRRLAHHLITGDRIGDPPIVKLLDNAVIHIIPGVDPGFESLPDNCNPIVNNEVGQKLLENNSNESDLVTSAFKRMLSTEDYDIIVNIFGGNLGVSYTEDLNVYKRLAEKYENSMHKEKCDLDNVDSNAVGDFIQKQYHIPVVSLSLSCCKYPSADKIPTIWRDNLLPLKELLFDLTTGVRVEVTDSAGQPLRQAKVTIGNEVYGVTKNMAYFIKTMLPNIYSLTISCDKYESKSVSVEVKEHEMSDVKVQLELSKVISGLVESIDLNESKKIINNTVNWILDDLNGRFPSVSRLHTVGHTAQGTVVMSLEIGAQSTMTKLSGKPAIVFSAGVGNGASVTPEILTNLATYLVTNYKKNEFVTDVLERFTIHIAPNLYPDHQNNLTCSTKPSRIEFPLEETLTPDAQMIVDWFKKIQALVAINLNTGSWHIEIPFGDKRGEKREYKTNDEEIFQYLASSYIQHLPTLSLLDQKCGDEIHTETKGIAHGATAVVGGRPNSLMDYIYLKTSTLMMDIYVTCCSSDQPTNTWVDHKNSLFKIIYAIEKGVAGYVVSETNEPIENAVISYDDSVHKVVSGETGSWWLLLPAGSHNITVEAPGYISDTKTLSTPELNKFTRVLFKLSRNNQVWGLPRIVFISIVALICMGLVVIGIVCYMYCQSVKESEKNDRRAYAFSLLRDGTSFFDDDEKEVELFNRSKDEIEQKQSLNRPYYDDDQESESDEASDLEFIKPEGDWDDKVPIMSKK; this is translated from the exons atgctgtcatacaatatttttttaatatcaaacgTCTTGGTGGCATTTGCCAGCGGGTTTGTACTAGGACCAGGACCAGGTACTTTGTTTACGAATAAACCAATCGAGGACTTCATCAAGCCGCACTACAGCCACTACGAGGAGGTAAAAGAATTGTTCAGTCAACTGGAGAACCAGTATCCAAATCTAGCCAAGGTCCATTCGATAGGAAAGTCAACAGAGAATCGCGATCTGTTGGTGCTGGAGATTTCGGAGAACGTCAGACAACGGGACATTGGTGAGCCGATGGTTAAATATGTCGCGAACATGCATGGTGATGAATCTGTCGGACGACAGCTCATGATTTACCTGGCCCAGTACCTGCTGGCGAATTACAATCGCGACGAGAGAGTCACCAGACTGGTCAACACCACGGACATCTTCCTGATGCCCTCCTTGAATCCAGATGGTTTTGAAAAGTCTAAG GAAGGACTTTGCGATTCGCTGAATGATTACACTGGACGAGAAAACGCTAAACATATTGATCTCAATCGTGATTTTCCTGATCAGTTTCAACGTATTCCTGATTTCGCTGTACCAAGACAGAGTGAAACTGTCGCTATGATGATGTGGATCGCTAACCAGCCTTTTGTTCTCTCGGGTAACTTCCATGGAGGTGCTGTCGTTGCTAGTTATCCATATGACTCTGG tACATCTCGTGCATGCTGCATCGAAAGCAAATCACCAGATGACAACCTATTCAAATATCTTGCGCACATTTACGCCGACAATCACCCGGTGATGCGTAATGGAAATGCCTGCCTACCGGAGCAATTCCCCGGTGGAGTCACCAATGGAGCTaaatg gtATGAAGTCGTGGGTGGCATGCAAGATTTTAATTACGCTCGATCAAATGCATTTGAGATAACATTTGAATTGAGCTGCTGTAAATATCCATCGGCTTCTTATATGCCTGAGCACTGGCAGTTGAATAAAGAAtctcttattaaatatttagagcAAGCACATATTGGGATTAAAG gtTTGGTGGTTGATCCAAATGGTTATCCAATAGGAGACGCACAAATTCATATTGATGGGAATAGTCACAATATAACAACAACAAACCGCGGTGAATATTGGAGATTACTGCTTCCGGGTAATTATGTCGTGCGTGCCAGCGCTTGGgg aTACTTGCCTAGTGATCCAGTTCAggtgatagtaaaaaaagatGAACCGACAATGTTAAACTTTACATTAAATCCAGTATCTCCTAACGAACAAG CGCAAGCCTCAGAAAAAGTAGAACAAGTTGTTCGAGCTCGTGATAAATATGGATTTTATCGTGATATCCCATTAGTCCATCACAATTACACAGCAAtggaatattttctaaaagaaTTAAACGGGTCTTATCCAAGCATTGCGCGTCTCTACAGCGTTGGTAAATCTGTCCAAGGACGGGAGTTGTACGTAATGGAGATAACGAGTAATCCGGGGAAACACGATCCCAATAAGCCAGAGGTCAAGTACATTGCAAATATGCACGGAAATGAAGTCGTTGGTCGGGAAATGTTGTTGTTATTACTCGAGTATCTTTGCGAGAACTACGGCACTGATGAACGTGTGACTAAAATTGTTGATAACGTCAGATTACACGTGATGCCGAGCATGAATCCCGATGGATATGCTATTTCAAAGCTCGGAGACGTTGACGGAATCACTGGCCGACAAAATGCGCATAATGTTGatttgaatagaaattttcCTGATCAGTATGGAACCACTGAG tttaacaaAAATCCTGAGCCAGAGACAAAGGCGGTCATGGACTGGATAGCAAGTATTCCATTTGTTTTATCAGCAAACATTCACGGCGGTGCGCTTGTAGCAAATTATCCGTACGATGACGGGCCAGATCAAAGCAAAACTGAACCGAGTCTGAGTCCCGATGACGCGGTATTCAAAGCTCTGGCGTTGGCGTATTCGAATGCCCACCCGCGGATGCATCTCGGGCAGCCGTGCCCGCCTCCACCTGGTAAAAGGTGGATGGCTTCTCTCTTGAACGAGAGATTTCCTGACGGCATCACCAATGGAGCTGCTTGGTACTCCGTTTCCGGTGGCATGCAAGACTACAATTACCTTCACAGCAATGCCTTTGAAATAACTTTGGAAATTGGCTGCACCAAGTATCCTAAAGCCGAAGAGTTGCCAACTTTCTGGCTGGAAAATCGTGAACCTCTTTTAGCTTTTGTGGAGATG TCCCGCAAAGGTATTCATGGAATAGTAAGTTCTTCTATTGGAACTCCAATAGCTCACGCAAAAATATCAATCGAAGGAATAAAACATGATATTTATACAGCCAAAGATGGCGATTACTGGCGGCTATTGGTCCCTGGTACTTATACAGTGACAGCAAGTGCACCAGGATATGAGTCATTAACCGAAACAGTAAAAGTACCATCGAGTCGTAAGTCACGTCAGCAAGAAATCCGACAAGATTTTACTTTGATGCGTGATGACAATGACCACTGGTCTTCTGCTTACGACTTCCGCCagctgataaatttaaagcccATATACTTGACTAATTTTAAACTGAACGAGATTTTGAGCGAGTTTGAGAATCAGCATTCAGATGTTGCTGAATTCAAAGCCGGAGAATCCCTTGACAGTATGGCGATACATTCGCTGAAGATAACGCGAAATCTGGGCGCGCCTGaggaaaagaaaattcatATAGCATTAGTCGGCGGTTTATTCGCATCTCAGCCTGTGGGTCGTGAAATTTTCCGTCGGCTTGCTCATCATCTGATTACTGGCGACCGGATCGGAGACCCTCCGATTGTCAAACTCCTTGACAATGCCGTCATTCACATTATTCCTGGCGTTGATCCAGGATTTGAAAGCCTCCCAGACAATTGCAATCCCATAGTCAACAATGAGGTTGGCCAGAAGTTGTTGGAGAACAACAGCAACGAATCAGATCTTGTGACATCTGCGTTCAAAAGAATGCTGAGCACTGAGGATTACGACATTATTGTAAACATATTTGGGGGAAATTTAGGTGTCAGTTACACAGAAGATTTGAATGTCTACAAACGTTTGGCTGAGAAATATGAAAATTCCATGCACAAAGAAAAGTGTGATCTAGATAATGTTGACTCAAATGCTGTAGGTGATTTTATACAAAAGCAATATCATATTCCAGTggtatcattatcattatcatgcTGCAAGTATCCATCGGCTGATAAAATTCCAACAATTTGGCGCGACAATTTATTGCCGCTAAAAGAATTACTTTTTGATTTAACTACTGGTGTACGAGTTGAAGTTACCGATTCCGCTGGTCAGCCATTAAGACAAGCCAAGGTCACTATTGGCAATGAAGTTTATGGTGTCACTAAAAATATGGCGtactttataaaaacaatGCTACCTAATATATATTCGCTGACTATTTCCTGTGACAAGTATGAGAGTAAATCAGTAAGCGTTGAAGTTAAAGAACACGAAATGTCTGATGTTAAAGTACAATTGGAATTGTCAAAAGTAATTTCCGGTTTAGTGGAGTCTATTGATCTCaatgagagtaaaaaaattataaataatacagtAAACTGGATACTGGATGATTTGAATGGACGTTTTCCTTCAGTTTCTCGACTACACACTGTCGGACATACTGCTCAGGGTACTGTGGTAATGTCACTGGAGATCGGAGCCCAAAGTACCATGACCAAGTTGTCCGGTAAGCCTGCGATAGTATTTTCAGCGGGTGTTGGAAACGGCGCTTCAGTAACTCCTGAAATTCTTACCAATCTCGCGACATACTTGGTcactaattacaaaaaaaacgaGTTCGTTACTGACGTACTTGAACGTTTTACAATTCACATTGCCCCCAATTTGTATCCAGACCACCAAAATAATCTCACATGTTCAACAAAGCCGTCGCGGATTGAGTTCCCGCTTGAAGAGACACTTACTCCAGATGCGCAGATGATTGTcgattggtttaaaaaaatccaggCACTTGTGGCAATTAATTTGAACACCGGGTCTTGGCATATAGAGATTCCGTTCGGTGATAAGCGCGGAGAGAAACGCGAGTACAAGACCAATGACGAAGAAATATTCCAGTACCTCGCAAGCTCGTACATTCAACATCTGCCAACTCTGTCCTTGCTTGATCAGAAGTGCGGTGATGAAATTCACACAGAAACAAAAGGTATCGCACACGGCGCCACTGCCGTGGTCGGCGGGCGCCCGAATTCGCTGAtggattatatttatttaaagaccAGTACCCTGATGATGGACATCTACGTCACCTGTTGCAGCAGTGACCAGCCGACCAATACCTGGGTCGATCATAAAAACAGTCTATTCAAGATAATATACGCGATTGAGAAAGGAGTCGCTGGTTACGTCGTCTCGGAGACTAACGAGCCCATTGAAAACGCTGTCATCTCTTATGATGACTCTGTTCATAAAGTTGTTTCCGGTGAAACTGGATCTTGGTGGTTGCTATTACCCGCAGGAAGTCATAATATTACTGTCGAAGCTCCAGGATATATTTCAGACACCAAAACATTATCAACACccgaattaaataaatttacgcgGGTCTTATTCAAGTTGTCGAGAAATAATCAAGTTTGGGGACTCCCGAGAATTGTTTTTATCAGCATCGTTG cgcTCATTTGCATGGGATTGGTTGTCATTGGAATTGTTTGCTACATGTACTGTCAATCAGTAAAAGAATCAGAGAAAAATGACCGACGTGCTTATGCATTTAGTTTACTCAGAGATGGCACGAGTTTCTTCGACGATGATGAAAAAgaagttgaattatttaatagatcTAAAG atGAAATAGAGCAGAAGCAGAGTTTGAACCGCCCGTATTACGACGATGATCAAGAATCGGAGTCAGATGAAGCCAGTGATTTAGAATTTATCAAACCTGAAGGGGATTGGGACGACAAAGTACCGATAAtgtccaaaaaataa
- the LOC103571700 gene encoding nuclear speckle splicing regulatory protein 1: MDKSNKQYGLIVPKKAQLSAPKVGNVFGDDDDSDKEDGGVDWVKKTLKAEGEKNRVKKQTKLNMQKALDDDPTIYQYDEIYDDMERAKEEKVVNVKKEAKKPKYIHNILKAAERRKREQEHRIERMVQKEREAEGEMFADKESFVTSGYRAKLEEFRKMEEEEEKMDRLESIGDVTKQQDMSGFYRHLYSQTVDKKDKHEDEPKDESECQEEAGKAESNIDQDEDLAVDSDSSREYQPMESDSDHEKAIDAKINTKIASASRKRQYRARNIKDSDEESDEDDDDDDKESVQKAEEKVESQAEPPAGKTQNVKIEKTDNGTVEDKKPDDKSEDVKTGLSKDKVAEEEKIIKVPEEEKPKVSIWEKRTVGEVYEAAVQRYYARKALRMSS; encoded by the exons atggataaaagtaataagca aTATGGCCTTATCGTGCCGAAGAAAGCGCAATTGTCAGCACCTAAAGTTGGAAATGTTTTTGGAGATGACGATGACTCTGACAAAGAAGATGGTGGAGTTGATTGggtgaaaaaaacattaaaagctGAAGGTGAAAAAAATCGTGTgaaaaaacagactaaattgAACATGCAGAAGGCACTTGATGATGATCCGACTATTTATCAGTACGATGAAATTTATGATGACATGGAACGAGCTAAGGAAGAGAAAGTCGTTAATGTTAAGAAGGAAGCCAAGAAGCCAAAGTATATTCACAATATATTGAAGGCTGCTGAACGTAGAAAGCGGGAACAGGAACACAGGATCGAGAGGATGGTCCAGAAGGAACGCGAAGCTGAAGGTGAAATGTTTGCTGATAAAGAGAGTTTCGTTACTTCGGGATATCGCGCAAAGTTGGAGGAGTTTAGGAAGAtggaagaggaagaagaaaaGATGGACAGACTGGAGTCGATTGGTGACGTTACTAAGCAGCAGGACATGTCAGGATTTTATCGTCATCTTTATTCTCAGACTGTTGATAAAAAAGATAAGCATGAAGATGAACCTAAAGATGAATCGGAGTGTCAGGAAGAGGCTGGCAAAGCTGAGTCAAATATTGATCAGGATGAAGATCTTGCAGTTGACTCGGACTCTTCTAGAGAATACCAACCAATGGAGTCGGACTCTGATCATGAAAAAGCTATTgatgctaaaataaatactaaaatagCTTCGGCTTCACGCAAACGTCAGTACAGAGCCAGAAATATCAAAGACTCGGACGAAGAGTctgatgaagatgatgatgatgatgataaggaAAGTGTGCAGAAGGCTGAAGAGAAAGTTGAATCCCAAGCTGAGCCTCCAGCTGGAAAAACTCAGAATGTTAAGATTGAAAAAACTGATAATGGGACAGTCGAAGATAAAAAACCAGATGATAAATCGGAAGATGTTAAAACTGGATTGTCTAAAGACAAAGTCGCTGAGgaagagaaaataattaaagttccTGAGGAAGAAAAACCCAAAGTGTCTATTTGGGAAAAGAGGACCGTGGGAGAGGTCTACGAGGCAGCTGTACAGCGATATTACGCACGGAAAGCGCTTCGGATGtctagttaa
- the LOC103571701 gene encoding probable mitochondrial glutathione transporter SLC25A40, giving the protein MSAGIKTTEVDCDDPKYRIKPYQQMVASCTGALVTSVFVTPLDVVKTRLQAQQKAMLSNKCFVYCNGLMDHLCPCNGKLPAWMRENGKFTGTIDALVKISKREGFFSLWSGLSPTLVLAVPATVVYFVSYEQLRLNLKDYYNRKYNKDAVNKEQPFWIPILAGGTARIWAATLVSPLELIRTKMQSQKLSYREIGEGLKTVVKYGGVSGLWMGLSSTLCRDVPFSAIYWCNYEAIKKIIPPAQHTFSFNFMAGALAGSIAAFLTIPFDVVKTHQQIEMGEKRIYTEKPGSNNNSSFTNIVKRIYRQNGIQGLFTGLTPRIIKVAPACAIMIASFEHGKRFFSQYNRALAYEEELKRNNINL; this is encoded by the exons atgAGTGCTGGTATAAAAACAACGGAAGTGGATTGTGATGATCCTAAATATCGTATAAAACCTTATCAACAAATGGTTGCATCATGTACTGGTGCACTTGTTACTTCAGtatttg ttacaCCACTGGATGTCGTCAAAACACGGTTGCAAGCTCAACAAAAAGCCATGTTGtcaaataaatgttttgtGTACTGCAATGGGTTGATGGATCATCTGTGTCCTTGTAATGGAAAGTTACCAGCATGGATGAgagaaaatggaaaatttactgGCACGATT GACGCGCTGGTTAAGATTTCAAAACGAGAAGGTTTTTTTTCACTGTGGAGTGGACTGAGTCCGACTCTAGTCCTCGCTGTACCTGCGACTGTTGTATATTTTGTATCTTACGAGCAGTTACGACTGAACCTAAAGGATTATTATAATAGAAAGTATAATAAAGATGCTGTGAATAAAGAACAGCCTTTTTGGATACCGATCCTGGCGGGAGGCACAGCTAGAATTTGGGCTGCGACGTTGGTTAGTCCGTTGGAACTCATCAGGACTAAGATGCAATCTCAGAAATTAAGTTATagag AAATCGGAGAAGGATTAAAAACAGTTGTCAAATACGGCGGAGTATCAGGACTATGGATGGGTTTGAGTTCGACTTTATGTCGTGACGTACCATTTAGTGCCATTTACTGGTGTAATTAtgaagctattaaaaaaattatcccaCCTGCACAACATAcattttcctttaattttatGGCTGGCGCGTTGGCTGGTTCC ATCGCAGCATTTTTGACGATTCCTTTTGATGTCGTTAAGACTCACCAACAAATTGAAATGggagaaaaaagaatttatactG aaAAACCAGGAAGTAATAATAACAGCAGCTTTACGAATATTGTTAAAAGAATTTATCGGCAAAATGGAATCCAGGGTCTTTTTACTGGACTGACACCACGAATTATCAAAGTAGCACCAGCTTGTGCCATAATGATTGCTAGCTTTGAACATGGAAAACGTTTCTTTTCACAATACAACCGCGCTTTAGCTTACGAAGAGGAGCTCAAacgaaataatataaatttatga
- the LOC103571703 gene encoding transcriptional adapter 3-B — translation MSGKGKLNVKKTPVKIRDNKSQAPVQTADTSSDSVEMSFALSVIKVSENSKLLPRYTSILQRTNEDSVGMEDLDTLQLELETLLSSVVVRSRLLQEEITCLTSAEERRDKRSKSGKGLSFEKKLRDEKSRIKDTYFKGQSPLSTKLLKAKALAAGNSANQIVPNPHEIVRVEGSKTDVPKLLLPKNDTTNKFWASVDPYCADIMPDDIKLLEELIATHSDLGEFKKIPALGRHYSYTWAHNDLLQEEEAGNLNRDKKKNRTDVSALMSKVDKKTTGIAGPLTQRLVSALMEENVYVPNNSDSKVFRDGDPPVLRDLTIQNSMNLEMRMHKELVEQGILEPDSHRKNQEDDEILAEIKRCQQDLLTLSSHNVVQLKRLLSLAQEESKRQALKRKISAIDSEVVEHYNKLITSKQRKVPLTKKEQDKAWASLREREGLLQQLNVLPSNNIGEPVSSNVTT, via the coding sequence ATGTCGGGGAAAGGTAAACTAAATGTTAAAAAGACACCTGTAAAAATTCGTGATAACAAATCACAGGCACCAGTACAAACAGCAGACACTAGTTCTGATAGCGTGGAAATGTCATTTGCGCTGTCAGTGATAAAAGTATCGGAGAATAGTAAATTACTACCGCGTTACACGAGTATTCTTCAACGAACAAATGAAGACAGCGTTGGAATGGAGGACTTGGACACCCTGCAACTCGAGTTGGAGACTCTGCTGTCATCAGTGGTGGTAAGAAGTCGTCTTCTTCAGGAAGAGATAACGTGTTTGACATCCGCTGAAGAACGGCGCGATAAACGATCAAAGAGCGGCAAAGGTTtgtcgtttgaaaaaaaattacgggaTGAAAAGTCACGAATAAAGGACACATATTTCAAGGGACAGTCGCCTTTGTCAACAAAATTGTTGAAAGCCAAAGCGCTGGCTGCTGGTAATTCCGCGAATCAAATCGTACCAAATCCTCATGAAATTGTCCGAGTTGAAGGTTCAAAAACTGACGTACCAAAATTATTACTGCCGAAAAATGACActactaataaattttgggCGTCTGTTGATCCTTACTGTGCTGATATAATGCCAGAtgatatcaaattattggaggAACTGATAGCGACCCACTCGGATCTTggtgagtttaaaaaaattcctgctCTGGGGAGACACTACAGCTACACGTGGGCACACAATGATTTGCTCCAAGAAGAAGAAGCGGGAAATCTTAATcgtgataagaaaaaaaatcgtacgGATGTGTCTGCATTGATGTCCAAGGTTGATAAAAAGACAACTGGTATCGCTGGACCTCTGACCCAACGACTGGTATCAGCATTGATGGAAGAAAACGTCTACGTTCCAAATAATAGTGATAGTAAAGTATTCAGAGATGGTGATCCGCCAGTGCTACGCGACCTCACCattcaaaattcaatgaaCCTCGAGATGCGCATGCACAAGGAGCTGGTGGAACAGGGCATCCTCGAGCCAGACTCGCACAGAAAGAACCAAGAGGACGATGAAATACTTGCTGAGATAAAACGCTGCCAGCAAGATCTTTTGACATTATCTAGTCACAACGTGGTCCAGTTGAAGCGGCTGCTGAGTCTCGCCCAGGAGGAGAGCAAACGACAAGCACTCAAACGAAAAATAAGCGCTATCGATAGTGAAGTTGTTGAGCATTACAATAAGCTGATAACGTCCAAACAACGGAAAGTGCCTTTGACTAAAAAAGAACAGGACAAGGCATGGGCAAGTCTCAGGGAACGCGAAGGTCTTCTCCAGCAGCTCAATGTCTTGCCGTCTAATAATATCGGAGAACCTGTCAGTAGTAATGTCACCACCTAG
- the LOC103571705 gene encoding ATP synthase lipid-binding protein, mitochondrial, protein MFACTRFIAPVARSALVASSKSYVRPLSSGVISQSQSLQETQRQTPACLSPVIRSFQTSAVSRDIDSAAKFVGAGAATIGVAGSGAGIGSVFGSLIIGYARNPSLKQQLFSYAILGFALSEAMGLFCLMMAFLLLFAF, encoded by the exons ATGTTCGCCTGCACTCGATTCATTGCCCCAGTTGCCAGATCGGCT tTAGTCGCCAGTAGCAAAAGTTACGTACGTCCACTCAGCAGTGGAGTAATCAGCCAAAGTCAATCCTTGCAGGAAACCCAGAGGCAAACTCCAGCTTGTTTG TCGCCAGTGATCCGCAGCTTCCAGACCTCCGCGGTAAGCCGTGACATCGATTCAGCTGCCAAATTCGTTGGCGCTGGTGCTGCTACCATTGGAGTAGCTGGATctg gtGCCGGAATTGGATCAGTATTCGGTTCATTGATTATCGGGTACGCAAGAAATCCATCACTTAAACAGCAGCTCTTCTCATATGCCATCTTGGGATTCGCCTTGTCCGAAGCCATGGGTCTTTTCTGTCTTATGATGGCTTTCTTGCTCTTGTTCGCCTTCTAA
- the LOC103571704 gene encoding juxtaposed with another zinc finger protein 1 yields the protein MAVFMLNVCKFNACGLTFKSLGHLIQHIEETHIDYDPLVVEQFEQQQPQCIPLSYALRFLTDAAREKTLTRNKSSISTSKCKNVTPTGSEAEEGEDLTSGPEDSNDSWATSEEFSSDYILRYGSRVVGQTIINQNNNNTDKPFVCPVPGCKKRYKNVNGIKYHSKNGHRDNGKVRKPFKCSCGKSYKTTYGLKNHAAIQHNCNATGLQIKLPNKSFIKTGSEYDNLISVIESNVAGNCSGDTKISFKVSPSPSSSSSSTSSSSSSSTAKVKVSAIEDHGYIKSVLTEAEVVECDDNDLGILTPASTPPLTAQGVVRSDHQQLVVNGRNIQKYFTGTSKGNTQRRNVKNEY from the exons ATGGCCGTATTTATGTTGAacgtttgtaaatttaatgcTTGCGGTTTAACATTCAAAAGTTTAGGACATTTAATTCAACATATTGAAGAAACACATATCG actaTGATCCACTTGTCGTCGAACAGTTCGAACAACAGCAGCCACAATGTATACCACTTAGTTATGCTCTACGTTTCCTCACCGATGCAGCCAGAGAAAAAACACTGACGAGAAACAAATCAAGTATTTCGACGTCCAAGTGTAAAAATGTCACGCCAACAG gaaGCGAAGCCGAGGAAGGAGAAGACCTGACGAGTGGACCAGAGGACAGCAATGACTCGTGGGCGACATCCGAAGAATTTTCATCGGACTACATTCTACGATATGGGAGCAG GGTTGTCGGTCAAACAATAATCAATCAGAACAATAATAACACGGATAAGCCGTTCGTTTGTCCAGTACCTGGATGTAAAAAGCGttataaaaatgtcaatgGGATAAAGTATCATTCTAAAAATGGTCATAGAGACAACGGCAA GGTCCGCAAGCCGTTCAAGTGCTCATGTGGTAAGAGTTACAAAACAACGTACGGCCTAAAAAATCATGCCGCAATTCAGCACAATTGCAACGCCACAggattacaaataaaattacccaataaatcatttatcaaGACTGGAAGTGAATACGACAATTTAATCTCTGTTATTGAAAGTAATGTCGCTGGTAATTGCTCTGGAGAtactaaaatttcttttaaggTTTCACCTTCaccttcatcatcatcatcttctacttcttcttcttcttcttcatcaaCAGCAAAAGTCAAAGTATCAGCAATTGAAGATCACGGTTACATAAAGTCAGTGCTCACTGAAGCAGAAGTTGTTGAATGCGATGACAATGATCTGGGAATACTTACTCCGGCTTCAACTCCACCGCTGACAGCCCAGGGTGTTGTCAGAAGTGATCACCAACAATTAGTCGTTAACGGACGTaacatacaaaagtattttactGGTACATCTAAAGGTAATACTCAACGTCGTAATGTCAAAAACGAGTACTAA
- the LOC103571706 gene encoding AN1-type zinc finger protein 6, which produces MERESNPMQALCRSGCGFYGSPATDGLCSLCFKENLKKKQQPPVSAATVSASQTVSGNSGSLQSFSSPASAGTTAQPTIPTIPQSTTDLSSPKEVNRDEQEAEGGVSGGAAEGSVSSGDTDDCFDGKETDKEFKKKKNRCVVCRKKVGLTGFECRCGGLFCSVHRYSDKHDCKFDYREMGAQEIRRNNPVVVGEKVQKI; this is translated from the exons atggagcGTGAGTCAAACCCGATGCAAGCATTGTGTCGCAGCGGCTGTGGATTCTACGGCTCACCAGCCACCGATGGCCTTTGCTCTCTCTGCTTCAAAGAGAACCTCAAGAAGAAACAACAACCCCCTGTCTCTGCGGCAACTGTCTCAGCCTCACAAACTGTGTCCGGCAACTCCGGGTCGCTGCAGAGTTTCAGTAGTCCAGCATCTGCGGGTACCACTGCCCAGCCAACCATTCCCACAATTCCACAGTCCACGACAGATTTGTCAAGTCCCAAAGAG gTAAATAGGGACGAACAGGAAGCTGAAGGTGGAGTAAGTGGCGGGGCAGCTGAAGGTTCGGTCAGCAGTGGCGACACGGATGACTGCTTTGATGGAAAAGAGACTGACAAAGAATtcaaaaagaagaaaaatcgTTGTGTTGTATGCCGCAAGAAAGTTGGCTTAACTg GATTTGAATGCCGCTGTGGTGGATTATTCTGCTCTGTGCATCGATACAGTGACAAACACGATTGCAAGTTCGATTATAGAGAAATGGGTGCCCAAGAAATTCGGCGTAACAATCCAGTTGTTGTTGGTGAAAAagtgcaaaaaatttga